TTAATGAAGGTCTTGTCTCCTTGACAAAAAAAAAAAGAAGGTCTAGTCTATTTATAGTATCGTCTCTTATTTCTCATCAACCCAAAAATAGAAAGATGAGGCTTCTAATCACCCTTTTAATATTGCAATCTTGAGTGTATATGTTTGTCATTAAAGTAGACTTAAAAGAATCCTTAAACAACTTGAATTCAGCAAGCAAATAAAAGGGAACATCCTCAAGATACTACATTACAAACATCTACTTTTGAGTGTGACCACCTGCTTGCTATCTCTCAGGAGGATCTTCAGATTCAGTGTTGTTCTCAACCCTGCGACGTTTCTGAGGGGATTCACATTTATCATCTTCGGTTTCGGAAGCTATGTTCTTTGGCTGAGACAGAGAAGATACTTCGGTTTTGGACATGTTTTGACAATCTGACAATAGTGTCTGAGAAGAGGAAGAAGAAGAAGACATAAGCATTCCGGTTTTGCGTTGCTCTTCCAACATCTTTTCCAAGTACTTAGCATGCTCTTCTATTCGTAGCTGAAGCACCCTTTGCACCTGCACGTTCATCATCAGTTCACAAGATTGGTTTATAGTAACAAACCTTGAACTAAAGTGTAATCTGTATTACCTCGAGCTGTTCATGCAATTGTTTTTGAACTTCCATCTGCATACGCAGAGCTTCAGTTAACTGCATTGCCCTGTCCATGGAACAAGAGAAATCACTTCCAGTGATAATGTTAAAAGCCAGTGCCAAGAAACACAATGCCTCACCCTTTCTTTCTCTCAACAGCTTCACTATTACTCAGAGCCAGTTTCTTCTCTTCTGTGTTAACATTCTTTTTCTCTACAAAGAAAACAAAAGGTTAGTAGTTATGTGTGTAAGTAATAACAATAACAAGTTGGAAGCTTCTTTACCTTCTTTTTTCTCTGGAATATGCTTGGCTAGTCTATACTTCTGCAAGTTCATGAGAGGAGATTCAAGCTAATTCGGTATCATGTACTTGTAAAATTTGGTTAGACTCAAATTGATTTAGTACCTGTAAGTGGCTTTTTACATGATAGATCGTCAAGCCCTCAACATTCATGAGCTTCAGAACAGCCTTGGGAGTAGCCTCTACATGTTTTGAACCAACACCGGTTAAGCAAACCAAAGATATATAGCTAACCAATAGCAAGCAAGAGAATATCTTTTAAGTGCTGCCTACATAGTTTCTTAAGGTTAAAAGTCTAAAACTCACTTTCAGGGCCTTCAAGCTTGTCCACAGACTTTAAGAAGCTCTCGTGAAGCTCAGGGGTCCATCTCATTCTCGGCTTGTGGTTTGATGCTGCTGCTGAACCAGTGGACACTGCTCCAGTGACGCATCTTTGGCTTTGACTCATTCCAGTCACTGGATTTGATGAAGAAGCCAATGGCGTTTCATAGATCTCCTGATTCAAACCCAAAGCTAAGTCCATGAGTGGTGCAAACTCATAAGAGATGGAGAGAAACTTACATCAAGCCTAGGAGTTTCGGAGCGGTCTGTGATGGCAAGCTCAAGTTCATCAGACAGGAACTGCAACTCCATTTGATCTGATAAGCAGTAGCTGTCATTTGAACAGTCAAGATCATGAAAGGCTCTATCAGAGCAAGCATCACCGGAGAGATTAAAGAAGTCTTTGACAAGGGTGTTGTCTCCATCAACTGGATTGCTCATATCTTCACTGAAGATAGATGGAGATCTTGCAGATTCTACACCAGAAGGAGGCTGGATATTAGTGGAGGGGTCAGGGAGGAAAGGAAGAGTGTTTCCTAGATGTTTATGAGCATCCGAGGTTGAAGATGATGATATGTAAAGATTTGTGCAGAAGGTGGAGGACCGTGAGAATGTGCCTTGAGGACTGTTCTTTGGCCATGGTGAATCTGGAGATTGTGATCGTATGAATGGAGAGTTTCTGTTTTCTGGCTGGAGATTTAGAAAGTTATGGACCGGAGATAGTGAAGACGAGCAAGGTTGATGAAGTCCTTTATTGCATTCGTCTTGTGCCGTTGAGACAAGCCTATGACTGTTCATGGTTTTGCTTCAAGTAGCTGAGGATCAAACATAAATGGAGTCAGCTTGTGTAAGTTAATTAACATGTTAGTGACAAAGGATTGAGTCAGATTGTGTAAGTTAACTTCCATAACAAGGCATTCAGGATCATCCAGTGTTTCTATCTTTGACTAAAATAGCCAAAGAGACCGAAACTAAATCCAAGCAAAAAACATAACAAGAGTTTACATGTTCATTGTGAACTAAAACCGTTGACCTAGATGGCTTTTGAGTTTTAAACCTACACATCCTAGAATGAGAGACTAACTAGATTTTTCCAGATACTTGAGATAATGCAAAACGGCTCACCGACACATGAACTTGCACAGATGACACAGATCAGGTCTGAAAAAAAAGACACTGTGTCTGGTCGGAAACGAAAAACGAGATAAACGAACAGATAAACTGAGAATGCAAGATGAAGGAGTTTGGAGAAAGAAGACTAATAAGTAGAACGAGTCAAAGACAAAAACATAAATCATTTTTTATTTTATTAAAGAACAGAGGAACAGAAACGGACCTGACAGGATGATAAAGTCTTGTACTTTGCGCAACTCCTGTTTCAACACTTTCGAGGAATGATCCCCAAATGTGACATCAGAAGCGGAAACTTTCTCTGTGAAAATAAGAACAAAGAATTAGAGGAAACACATGCCTTGAAAGAGGAGCGGGTGATGAAGTTTTATCTGAAGGAATCAGAAAGCAAGAGAAGAAGAGATGGCTTGAAGGAAGGAGACAAAGCAGATTTGGCTATGGAGGCTTACGAATAGCCATCTAGGAAGTGTACTTCTTGATTGGTCCCCGCCTCACCTCACTAGACTTTCTTTCTCATACCACGCGCTCTTACTTTACGTGTAGGTCACTTACTAATTGGAACCGTTTGTTTATCTACCACGTCGGATCCAAGTGGTTGTGCGGATTGCCACACGCCGTTTTATTTTTATTTGTTTTTCCTTTTTTAATTTGATGACGTCACACCGTACCATGTTTTCTCTTGTTAATCATCCTTCCTAATTAGTATTATTTTTTTCTAGCTAGTGCTATTTGTTTAGTATATTAAACTATATAGTATTTGATCCAAAAAAACTAAATAGTATATACACAAACAAAATCGAGATGATTGACATAAAAAGATAGATATCTTTGTTTTTGTTCTTGTTCATTTCTTGTATATTGTAATAACTGAATCTATTTATATATTTTTGCATATATAAAGATGAGATGTACCATATGTTTTGTAATGGTCTAATATTATTCATTACAAGGAAGCTGGAGAATTTACAAATGCTAACTTCACTTCTATATTACTAACGGTCGATCAAAATAACTTAATACGAATATGTCTTTGTGTATACTTTAAAAAGACACGAAATATAGTTAGGATTGCACATGTTTTTCATAAATCTTTCGTTTTTGTTGGTTGTTTTATTTTGATTTGCATTCAGACCATTTATAGTTTGATTAATTGAACAGTTGTTTGATGTAAAAAAAGAAAAGAAATATTATATTAATTAAATGAACAAGATATCGGTTATGAATACATTTTTTTTTTCCACCTGAATAATTTCATTCCAAACGGAAAACCACATGTTGTAATACATAAGCTGGCGGCTTAATCAAAAAGCCCCAGAACCAAAAGCTCACATGAAGGCAGCAACTATAACCCACATAGGGGCGACTTAAACCCATAACAGGGTGACTTAAAGAAAAAACATAAAACTTAAAACGCTACTAGATCCGAATACAATTAACATCTACGCAAGAGCATATAACAAGAATACTAGCAAACTTTAAAACTATGAAAAAGGCCAATGATCGGGAGTTACCGCTGCTGCTCATAGCCCGCCACCTAGTAACCTCCACTTCTGCACCCAAACCACACTTATCGCTGCTGCCTCGCCCGCCAAACGATAAGACCAAGAACCGGAGCCTTCTAAACTCGACAAGGGGAACCATAACTAGGTCCACGCGCCTTGGAAACGGATGTGACGTAAACAAAATGTCCAAATTCCTACGATAGAAGCTCACCCAACACACCATGAAGATGATGCCTTGCCAAACAAACCTCTCCAGAATCATTCACGGAAAAGAAGCAATAGCAAGTAAACACTGAACACATTAATCCTAGAGGGAGGACTGCTAAAATCAAGTGACACACTCCAAGCATAGAATCAACCACATCCTTATTTGAGCAGGATCAAAAGAGAACCACCAACAAAACTCACCACAACCATCAAAACGCTCACTCCTTTGGTGCATATCGATTAACCACCATTTCTCCAGTAAAACCACCATTCCAACCCATAGCCAAAACCTGAACAAGGCTGTTCAGATTGAAAATTCGGCCTTGACGTTAGCTTGCATAACGAAGACACCAAGTCACAGGTTCACAGATTCAGGGAACCAAAGAGACCATCCTCTGTTCACCGCCCGTTACGCCACTCCTCCAACCGTCTCACCGCCTCTGGGGAGGCTAGATCCGAACTTGAGGAGACGTCTCTCCTGATCACGCGCCGCCGTCTTGACAGATTCGCCAAGATCCCAAAAGGAGAAAACTGGATCTTACTACTCCGTCAGACCTAAAAGCCGACCCTCATCTTCGCCATTCTTCCTTGAGCCTCGTCGTATCTCCACAAGAAGCCGGGACCGTCTCTATCGACGAATAGAAGTCTATAGACAGGTCACGACAGCACATAGGTTCTTACATGTCGGCTGAGGATAAACTTAGAAGGTGAGAGCAAAAAAAACGAGATTAAGGGGAATAGGATGCGCCTCCGCCACCGATGGCTCAGCGACGGAGCTAGGGTTTCAGTTTAACTTACTTCTTTTTGAGAAACATACTAGAGCTATTTTAAACTATTTGAAAAACATCTTTTTTTTTTTTGGGCAAACTACTTGATTGATATAAAATAAAGTTACACTCCAACAGGAGGGGTTACAGATAAACGAAAGGCGTTCTTTGCCAAAGAGTCTGCAACAACATTATCTGACCGGGAAACAAAGGAAAAAGAGATAGAGTCAAACCGACCACACAACACTCTAATATCAAACATCACACTGTGAAGAAGAACTGTCGAGGAGGAGGAGTTGAGAAGGTTGACAAGAGACTTCGAGTCAGAGAACACGTTCAACTGAAGAAAATCATGAGTGACTGCATCCAAAAGAGCAGCCTTTACCGCTAGAGCTTCCGCCACTATGGGCGTAGCTACATGAAGACGGTTGGAGGAGTAGTGTCTTATCACGTCACCAGAGGGGTTGACAAATGCCCATCCTTGCCCGCTGTGTCCAGATATCGGGTTCCATGCTCCGTCAGTAAAGCAGGAGATACCCTTCAATTCCGAAGTAGGGAGTGCATGGCGAGTACATCGGGGGGACGAGTGTTTAACCGCTTGAGAAACTTCTTCCCAAGCACAGGCATCATAGAGAACTTTACGGATCAGTTCATCTTCGGACCAAGACTTATTCTCAAAGATCAGCCTATTTCTGTTTTTCATAGGTGCCAATAAAGCCAAGGGTAAATAGGAGAGGATACCAGACTAGTAGGAGGAAGAATAATCATTATGGTGTTACTAATCAGGAGCTCTCTCATTGTCGAAACCGAGCCTGCATTAGGCTTGCACAGGGCAGGGACTTTCTCCCAAACGCGGGCAGCAAAGGGACAGGAAAAGAATAGGTGGAGTGGGGTTTCAGTTTCCCCGCACCTCTTGCATCTAGACTCGGCCTGTAGCCCTCTTATCAATAGGGTATATCCCACCGGTAGTGCTCCATTCAAAGCGCGCCATAGGAAAGATTGAATCTTAGGAGCAGTGTTTAGGTTCCATATGCATTTGCGCCAGGGATACTCAGCTGTCACAGGGGTATGGAGTGACTTCCTGGCCAACTCATATCCTGATTTAGAGTTGTACAAGCCTGAAGCATCTGGAAGCCAAACAAGTTCATCATGTTTTTTGAAGGAGCTAGGAATAATCTGGAGAATCCGGTCCTCATAAAGAGGCAAGTGTTGTCGTATAGCCATGACGTTCCACTCCATAGTGTCTGGGTGCATATGGTCTGAGACTCGTAAATCTTGGCTCTCTATAGAGGGAGGAGGTCCTATAGGCGTTAGAGGTTCTGGAAAGGCCAGCCATGGTTCAGACCACACCTTGATCTGGGATCCATTTCCGACGCTCCATCCCAGTCCCAGCTGAAGAAGGTCGCGGCCCCAAATAATCCCTCTCCATCCGTGCGACGCAGAAGTGGGGCAGTTACACTCACGGAGGGAGGACAACTGACAATACTTTCCCAAAAGGGTTTGAGCCAGGAGTGATTGCGGTTCTCGGATAAGCCGCCAGGTTATCTTAGCCAGTAAGACCTGATTGAAACACTCGATGTCTCGGAAGCCTAATCCACCCAAGTTCTTCGGTAGGGTGAGCTTAGACCAGGCTATCCAACACATCTTCCTAACGGTCGATTTTGAATCCCACCAAAACCTCGTCAATAGAGATTGGATTTGCTTGCATAGAGAGGTTGGGAGTTTGAAACATGACATAGCATAGGCGGGAATAGCGGTGAGGACCGACTTGAGTAATACTTGTTTACCCGCACCAGATAGGAATCTTGTAGACAGCTCAAGACCTTTTGTCGGATACAATCAATGATACTGTTGAAAATATCACGCTTCCTTCTACCAAAGTTCTCGGGAAGGCCAAGGTATTTGCCAATGCCCCCTTCCTTTTCCATAGCCATAGCTAGCTTCACTCTATTCTTGGTGGTCAGGGGGGTTTTAGACGAGAAGGTAACAGTAGACTTAGCGGGGTTGATGCACTGTCCGGAAGCTCGTTCGTATCTGTCCAGAATCGCAAGCAGATTTGAGCAGCTCTCTTGATCAGATCTAGTGAAGAACATAGTATCATCGG
The DNA window shown above is from Brassica oleracea var. oleracea cultivar TO1000 chromosome C3, BOL, whole genome shotgun sequence and carries:
- the LOC106329135 gene encoding protein PHR1-LIKE 1-like isoform X2, whose protein sequence is MNSHRLVSTAQDECNKGLHQPCSSSLSPVHNFLNLQPENRNSPFIRSQSPDSPWPKNSPQGTFSRSSTFCTNLYISSSSTSDAHKHLGNTLPFLPDPSTNIQPPSGVESARSPSIFSEDMSNPVDGDNTLVKDFFNLSGDACSDRAFHDLDCSNDSYCLSDQMELQFLSDELELAITDRSETPRLDIYETPLASSSNPVTGMSQSQRCVTGAVSTGSAAASNHKPRMRWTPELHESFLKSVDKLEGPEKATPKAVLKLMNVEGLTIYHVKSHLQKYRLAKHIPEKKEEKKNVNTEEKKLALSNSEAVERKKGAMQLTEALRMQMEVQKQLHEQLEVQRVLQLRIEEHAKYLEKMLEEQRKTGMLMSSSSSSSQTLLSDCQNMSKTEVSSLSQPKNIASETEDDKCESPQKRRRVENNTESEDPPER
- the LOC106329135 gene encoding protein PHR1-LIKE 1-like isoform X1; amino-acid sequence: MNSHRLVSTAQDECNKGLHQPCSSSLSPVHNFLNLQPENRNSPFIRSQSPDSPWPKNSPQGTFSRSSTFCTNLYISSSSTSDAHKHLGNTLPFLPDPSTNIQPPSGVESARSPSIFSEDMSNPVDGDNTLVKDFFNLSGDACSDRAFHDLDCSNDSYCLSDQMELQFLSDELELAITDRSETPRLDEIYETPLASSSNPVTGMSQSQRCVTGAVSTGSAAASNHKPRMRWTPELHESFLKSVDKLEGPEKATPKAVLKLMNVEGLTIYHVKSHLQKYRLAKHIPEKKEEKKNVNTEEKKLALSNSEAVERKKGAMQLTEALRMQMEVQKQLHEQLEVQRVLQLRIEEHAKYLEKMLEEQRKTGMLMSSSSSSSQTLLSDCQNMSKTEVSSLSQPKNIASETEDDKCESPQKRRRVENNTESEDPPER